In the Arachis ipaensis cultivar K30076 chromosome B04, Araip1.1, whole genome shotgun sequence genome, CAACTCGAACGAGGCTCGTCCGTAGGACTGCAACTGTACCAGCCATCGTCAACTGGACTCCCAACACCCACATGAGGAGCTcattgtatgactcatcccagtcaccgtagatgagggcaatagccttctgcttcgccaaccagaccctcctgtacgtcggtctaaacccaaagtgtgctgctgtggcatttaggagcaccttgatgctgacggatgcatcagccctaaccattggcataatgaacgccgaaatcacatgataatccaaactcctgtggtcaCTCGAGATGGAGGTGGCCAGACAAGTgtgaggtccattgtaccgtttgacctcccaaatgcccttgcgctgccggagactcagtcgaatcaaccatgtgcacccattcccaaactcagaacacttgcccacataccggcgataatcagactccactaccttgtactgtacccctcgccggatgctataagtcttcacacttaatagggcctcatctttatcctgaaattgctgaccaacctggaactctgtcagaccagcagtcccttccgcatctctagctccgaatccaaCAGAGTGCCCAGAaaccccctcctgcctcatggcatccaggtccaaagaggaaaaatgtggtggatactACTGTGTGCCAGAACTAGAACCACCGACCACCAATGCAGGCTCACTCGCTCCAATATCATCGCCGCTGTCATCctcaatcatatccggctcgacgtcATCCTCCTCTGCATCACCCAATAATCCGTCTCCGACGCCAAGCGGTGGAACGCCCTGTAAAGCGTTCGGCAGAATATCAAATGATCCTACCTCGTCGCCTACGCTGCCATTGAGATCAACAGCAAAAGACGGGGAGGCGACAGGTTGGACCGCTGGCTCGTACACAGGGACGGAGGAAAAAGCGACGGCAGGCCTGGAACTAGAACCGGCTGCCGTGGCTAaagtggtggtattccggttcgaaccccctgagctggataccacatcatcCAGCTTTGCCAACAattctggtgtcctcacctccggaaactgccgccgacaaagaaacatgacttgcaagtcctcatcactaccaatcgtgaaacaatcatacttcaggGTATCCTGGAGGAccgtgattggaatgcgatagaaaaacttcttaacccgcttcgcaccttccagaccaagtttcatcagcacagatctaacaaggtcatcatagctcgtcgttggactcacgacaatacagagaggatccttatctgtgaacttcacaccggaacaagttttcctcttaatggatcctctgtggtgaaccaaaacaacaaaactctcctcactagccatcttacaccctctaatgagagcaactcacgtttacaACCATATATATACTGCTCTGTctcccactaattcgaatcagccTTCATCGATTTAGGgattgtgtaattcgaaccaacctggttcgaattacttgatgcAGCTTCTCTctctgtaattcgaaccagcatgCGTTGCTagttcgaaccaacctggttcgattTAGTTAGATCTCTTTATTTATAATTCGAACTGCTTTGGTTCGAATTATTAATGAATGCAGTTCGAACCactctggttcgaattatattaatATATGCTTTGGCTGATTACTGAAACAATTTTGGTTTTGGCTTATATACGTAAATTTGGCCTGGCATTGGCTTATTATGGTTTTTTTcccaaaataaaacttaacaataagttttttgcattatttatttacatgaatacttaacaatctcACATATCAAACTATTCTATCATTTATCAAAtaa is a window encoding:
- the LOC107638093 gene encoding uncharacterized protein LOC107638093 — encoded protein: MASEESFVVLVHHRGSIKRKTCSGVKFTDKDPLCIVVSPTTSYDDLVRSVLMKLGLEGAKRVKKFFYRIPITVLQDTLKYDCFTIGSDEDLQVMFLCRRQFPEVRTPELLAKLDDVVSSSGGSNRNTTTLATAAGSSSRPAVAFSSVPVYEPAVQPVASPSFAVDLNGSVGDEVGSFDILPNALQGVPPLGVGDGLLGDAEEDDVEPDMIEDDSGDEEGVSGHSVGFGARDAEGTAGLTEFQVGQQFQDKDEALLSVKTYSIRRGVQYKVVESDYRRYVGKCSEFGNGCTWLIRLSLRQRKGIWEVKRYNGPHTCLATSISSDHRSLDYHVISAFIMPMVRADASVSIKVLLNATAAHFGFRPTYRRVWLAKQKAIALIYGDWDESYNELLMWVLGVQLTMAGTVAVLRTSLVRVGGQVDESQAYFHRLFWTFPSCIEAFRHCKPLVSIDGTHLYGKYGGTLLIAIAQDGNSNILPVAFALVEGENAESWTFFLSHLREHVTPQQSLLVISDRHNGIKAALEAPDEGWLPPSAYRAFCIRHVAVNFALTFKGKDARSQIMSNSNQVGSNYCWSQILSNSNQGGSNYLVRINMDNSN